From Haloarcula hispanica ATCC 33960, the proteins below share one genomic window:
- a CDS encoding helix-turn-helix transcriptional regulator, with protein MSSAASEADLSDGERAGLELIRESGGIHQSDFWKELDVSSRKGSRIVESLFEKDLIQREETVYEGHNTYYLTPAARDLDFSLLMAGDQLSPFIGDEEVDPHDDTFSQWVMTLAYED; from the coding sequence ATGAGTTCAGCAGCGTCGGAGGCGGACCTTTCTGACGGCGAGCGGGCCGGGCTCGAACTGATTCGGGAGTCCGGTGGCATCCACCAGAGTGACTTCTGGAAGGAACTCGACGTCTCCTCGCGGAAGGGGAGTCGCATCGTCGAGTCCCTGTTCGAGAAGGACCTCATCCAGCGCGAGGAGACGGTGTACGAGGGGCACAACACGTACTACCTGACGCCCGCGGCCCGCGACCTCGACTTCTCGCTTCTGATGGCCGGTGACCAGCTCTCGCCGTTTATCGGCGACGAAGAGGTCGACCCCCACGACGACACCTTCTCGCAGTGGGTCATGACCCTCGCGTACGAGGACTGA
- a CDS encoding NRDE family protein: MCTIVLAWQVFDDTPVAVAANRDERLDRPSQPPQQRHWGSHVVAPADEEADGTWIGYNEHGLLAAVTNRWVDADLAGDRSRGLLVRDALSHESAESAARAVEQATRAAEYAGFNLLLADENAAVLLEWDGQLAVRNFQPGVHVVVNVGADGDYRIPAHRPDAGEEQANNATRLREALVPEPGESAGEWMDRAGDTISDHEYGVCVHGDGFGTRSSSLITLGADREYQYADGPPCRTPYRPVEGQI; encoded by the coding sequence GTGTGTACAATCGTCCTCGCGTGGCAGGTCTTCGATGACACGCCGGTCGCGGTCGCGGCGAACCGCGACGAGCGACTCGATAGGCCGTCACAGCCGCCACAACAGCGCCACTGGGGGAGTCACGTCGTCGCGCCGGCCGACGAGGAGGCCGACGGGACGTGGATCGGCTACAACGAACACGGCCTGCTGGCGGCGGTGACGAACCGCTGGGTCGACGCTGACTTGGCCGGCGACCGCTCGCGCGGCCTGCTTGTCCGGGACGCGCTGAGTCACGAGAGCGCGGAGTCCGCAGCGCGCGCCGTCGAACAGGCCACCAGAGCGGCCGAGTACGCGGGGTTCAATCTCTTGCTGGCTGATGAGAACGCCGCTGTCCTGCTGGAATGGGACGGCCAACTCGCAGTCCGGAACTTCCAGCCCGGCGTCCACGTCGTCGTCAACGTCGGGGCGGACGGCGACTACCGGATTCCAGCCCACCGACCCGACGCGGGCGAGGAGCAAGCGAACAACGCGACGCGGTTGCGCGAGGCGCTGGTTCCGGAGCCCGGCGAATCCGCCGGCGAATGGATGGACCGTGCGGGCGACACCATCAGCGACCACGAGTACGGTGTCTGCGTCCACGGCGACGGCTTCGGCACGCGGTCGTCGTCGCTCATCACGCTTGGTGCCGACAGGGAGTATCAGTACGCAGATGGGCCACCGTGCCGGACGCCCTACCGCCCGGTCGAAGGTCAGATTTAA
- a CDS encoding AMP-binding protein, with the protein MRDPLNWPTQDLVTHRADTTPDRTAMVAAASGNAVTYRKLDAAVDAVAAELDRRVDAPDATVATLLPTRPAVGTLLFAAMRLGATLAPLNVELDAATLQSQLSTVDADLLVCGDGTASLAADIDGCPTVSVDRELSAAAVADETAAAGSADETATDVTPAPLSRTDTQLVIFTSGTTSEPKGVRLTVGNLVASAVASSYRLGVLPDDRWLVCLPTYHMGGLAPFIRSALYGTAAVVQRSFDADATQQVLAEHGVAGVSLVPTMLSRLLDAGWEPPASLRFVLLGGGPASETLIERCRERDVPVYPTYGMTETASQIATARPETAFEHAGTVGQPLVFTDVTVVADGAACDPGERGEIVVDGPTVTPGYLNGDDDAFSDHGFRTSDIGYRDADGHLWVEGRVDDQIVTGGENVDASTVADTIREHPAVEDAAVVGLADEEWGQRVAALVVGNVSPEAVRDHCAERLAAYEVPKTVQAVDSLPRTASGTVDRAAVRSHFGTASESNESA; encoded by the coding sequence ATGCGTGACCCCCTCAATTGGCCGACACAGGACCTCGTAACGCACCGCGCCGACACGACACCCGACCGAACGGCGATGGTCGCGGCGGCCTCCGGGAACGCGGTCACCTACCGGAAACTCGATGCTGCCGTCGATGCGGTGGCTGCCGAACTCGACCGGCGGGTCGACGCCCCGGACGCCACCGTCGCGACGCTCCTGCCGACACGGCCGGCAGTCGGGACGCTCCTGTTTGCGGCGATGCGACTGGGGGCGACACTCGCGCCGCTGAACGTCGAACTCGACGCGGCGACGCTCCAAAGCCAGCTCTCGACAGTTGACGCGGACCTGCTGGTCTGTGGAGACGGCACCGCGTCGCTGGCGGCCGACATCGACGGCTGTCCCACCGTTTCGGTCGACAGGGAACTGTCAGCGGCTGCCGTCGCCGACGAGACAGCAGCGGCGGGTTCGGCTGATGAAACAGCCACCGACGTGACCCCGGCACCCCTCTCCCGCACGGACACCCAGCTGGTCATCTTCACCTCGGGGACGACCAGCGAGCCGAAAGGCGTCCGACTGACCGTCGGCAACCTCGTCGCTAGCGCCGTCGCGTCGTCGTACCGCCTCGGCGTGCTTCCGGATGACCGCTGGCTGGTCTGCTTACCGACCTACCACATGGGCGGACTGGCTCCGTTCATCCGGAGCGCGCTATACGGCACTGCGGCCGTCGTCCAGCGGTCGTTCGACGCCGACGCGACACAGCAGGTGCTCGCGGAACACGGGGTGGCGGGCGTCTCGCTGGTGCCGACGATGCTCTCGCGGCTGCTGGACGCTGGCTGGGAACCACCGGCCTCGCTTCGCTTCGTCCTGCTCGGTGGCGGGCCGGCCAGCGAGACGCTCATCGAACGGTGTCGGGAGCGGGACGTACCGGTCTATCCCACCTACGGGATGACCGAGACGGCGTCACAGATAGCGACGGCGCGGCCCGAGACAGCCTTCGAACACGCCGGCACCGTCGGCCAGCCGCTCGTGTTCACCGACGTGACGGTCGTCGCTGACGGGGCCGCCTGTGACCCCGGCGAACGTGGCGAGATAGTCGTCGACGGCCCCACTGTGACGCCGGGCTATCTGAACGGCGACGATGACGCGTTCAGCGACCACGGCTTTCGGACCAGCGACATCGGCTACCGGGACGCGGACGGCCACCTCTGGGTCGAAGGCCGTGTCGACGACCAGATCGTGACCGGCGGAGAGAACGTCGACGCGTCGACGGTTGCTGACACCATTCGCGAACACCCGGCAGTCGAGGACGCGGCCGTCGTGGGACTCGCCGACGAAGAGTGGGGCCAGCGCGTCGCTGCACTGGTCGTCGGGAATGTATCGCCCGAGGCGGTTCGCGACCACTGCGCCGAGCGACTCGCCGCCTACGAAGTCCCGAAGACGGTGCAGGCTGTTGATTCGCTCCCACGGACGGCCTCAGGGACCGTAGACCGGGCCGCCGTCCGGTCGCATTTCGGGACTGCCAGCGAGTCGAACGAATCGGCATAG
- a CDS encoding mandelate racemase/muconate lactonizing enzyme family protein, giving the protein MKVDPFSLPLSSPLATARETISQRSGFVVRYDHRGETGVGEATPLPGWTESVDDCQRGLNDAATVAIDGGHTDILLSLDAASVPAARHGFATALLDADARADGVPLYQWFEPDRRCDRVPVNATVGDGSPAETADAVEQAVEAGYDCCKLKVGKHTVDEDVARVRAVRERVGDDVTLRADANGAWSRKEAANAFDRLAPLDVAYVEQPLPADDLTGHAELRGSGVGVALDESLVDRRVDSVLDADAADVLILKPMVLGGPGNAHTLALRAREQGVEPVVTTTIDAVVARLAALHVAAAIPDVAACGLATGDRLAADLAPDPTTVTDGAMSVPQSTGLGIDPTEVGTDA; this is encoded by the coding sequence ATGAAGGTCGACCCGTTCTCGCTCCCGCTGTCGAGTCCGCTCGCCACCGCCCGCGAGACCATCAGCCAGCGCTCGGGGTTCGTCGTCCGCTACGACCACCGCGGCGAAACGGGTGTCGGCGAAGCCACGCCGCTTCCGGGCTGGACGGAGTCGGTCGACGACTGCCAGCGCGGGCTCAACGACGCTGCCACGGTTGCAATTGACGGCGGCCACACCGACATTCTCCTGTCGCTGGACGCCGCGTCCGTCCCCGCCGCCCGACACGGCTTTGCGACCGCGCTACTGGACGCCGACGCCAGAGCCGACGGCGTGCCGCTGTACCAGTGGTTCGAGCCCGACAGGCGATGCGACCGGGTCCCGGTCAACGCGACGGTCGGCGACGGGTCACCGGCCGAGACAGCCGACGCCGTCGAGCAGGCGGTCGAGGCCGGCTACGACTGCTGTAAGCTCAAAGTGGGAAAGCACACCGTTGATGAAGATGTCGCGCGCGTTCGGGCCGTCCGTGAGCGCGTGGGCGACGACGTGACGCTTCGCGCCGACGCCAACGGCGCGTGGTCTCGCAAGGAGGCCGCTAACGCCTTCGACCGCCTCGCGCCGCTGGACGTGGCCTACGTCGAACAGCCGCTTCCGGCCGACGACCTCACCGGGCACGCCGAATTGCGGGGCTCCGGGGTCGGCGTTGCGCTCGATGAATCCCTCGTCGACCGCCGGGTCGACAGCGTCCTCGATGCCGACGCAGCCGACGTGCTGATACTGAAGCCGATGGTGCTGGGCGGCCCCGGCAACGCCCACACGCTGGCACTCCGGGCACGCGAACAGGGTGTCGAGCCGGTCGTCACGACGACCATCGACGCCGTCGTTGCCCGCCTCGCGGCGCTGCACGTCGCCGCCGCGATTCCCGACGTGGCCGCGTGCGGTCTGGCGACCGGCGACCGACTGGCGGCCGACCTCGCGCCGGACCCGACGACAGTAACGGATGGTGCGATGTCGGTCCCCCAGTCGACCGGTCTGGGAATCGATCCGACAGAGGTGGGGACCGATGCGTGA
- a CDS encoding 1,4-dihydroxy-2-naphthoate polyprenyltransferase produces MSTATADVSKRQAWVMAARPQTLPAGAAPVIVGMGLAVHAGVFAPLPAVAALVGALLIQVGTNFANDYYDAVKGADTDEREGFTRVTAGGLIDADEVKRAMIATYGLAVVIGVYLVAVGGLPIVVVGLSGIAAGILYTGGPFPYGYRGLGDLFVFVYFGLVAVTGTYYVQAVASESGVGTFPMTLPAGSVTAAAITASLPAAGLSTAILVVNNIRDRETDRATGKKTLAVYLGYGWSRVEFLLMVGMAYVVPVVFALDSQYGLPALAPLLTLPLAAIISKTVLTQTGGDALNPTLERVGQTLFVHSVLFALGLAVPQLL; encoded by the coding sequence ATGAGTACAGCGACGGCGGACGTCTCGAAGCGGCAGGCGTGGGTGATGGCCGCGCGGCCACAGACACTACCTGCCGGGGCCGCGCCGGTCATCGTCGGGATGGGGCTGGCAGTCCACGCCGGCGTCTTCGCTCCATTGCCGGCGGTCGCAGCGCTTGTGGGCGCGCTGCTCATCCAGGTCGGAACGAACTTCGCGAACGACTACTACGACGCGGTGAAGGGGGCCGACACCGACGAGCGCGAGGGGTTCACCCGCGTGACGGCTGGCGGTCTCATCGACGCCGACGAAGTCAAACGAGCGATGATCGCGACCTACGGGCTCGCCGTCGTCATCGGTGTTTATCTCGTCGCCGTCGGCGGCCTCCCCATCGTCGTCGTGGGTCTCTCGGGTATCGCCGCCGGGATTCTCTACACCGGCGGTCCGTTCCCCTACGGCTACCGCGGTCTGGGTGATCTGTTCGTGTTCGTCTACTTCGGCCTCGTCGCTGTGACCGGCACGTACTACGTGCAGGCCGTTGCGAGCGAAAGCGGCGTCGGCACGTTCCCGATGACGCTTCCGGCGGGGTCGGTCACTGCCGCCGCCATTACAGCGAGTCTCCCGGCGGCCGGCCTGTCGACCGCGATTCTCGTCGTCAACAACATCCGCGACCGGGAGACGGACCGCGCCACGGGCAAGAAGACGCTGGCCGTCTATCTGGGCTACGGGTGGAGCCGCGTCGAGTTCCTCCTGATGGTCGGGATGGCCTACGTCGTCCCGGTCGTGTTCGCCCTCGACAGCCAGTACGGCCTGCCGGCACTGGCCCCCCTGCTGACGCTACCACTGGCGGCGATTATTTCGAAGACAGTCCTCACACAGACCGGCGGCGACGCATTGAATCCGACGCTCGAACGGGTCGGGCAGACGCTCTTTGTCCACTCCGTCCTGTTCGCGCTGGGACTCGCCGTCCCACAGCTACTATGA
- a CDS encoding long-chain-fatty-acid--CoA ligase codes for MHKPLLTTDFLDRAREYYGDKEAVVATTGERFTYDEFGERADGFSAAMAARGIEKGDRVAVLDPNTHYQLEAAYGTMQLGAVHTPLNYRLVPDDFEYILSDAEVDAVYADYEYADKIEPIRDEVPTDIFVTNDTDAVDGDWESFDEIIEEAGTDYERPEMDEDDLITINYTSGTTGDPKGVCRTHRTETLHAYIVALHQEISDDDVYLWTLPMFHVNGWGHIFSVTGMGAKHVCTRGVDAEGIFDAVRTEDVSYLCGAPTVLNILADRYEDHDGEIETTGANDVRIATAGSAPPEAVIRTVEDDFGWYLKHVYGATETGPLVTTSDARRFFEDGSDARFSVKKRQGIGYLGTDVRVVDEDGNDVPHDDETLGEVVVRGNQVMDRYWNKPEQTEEAFSDRVEGYYHMGDLATVDEDGMIAIRDRKKDIIISGGENISSIELEDTLYEHDAVSDVAVIPAPSDEWGETPKAFVVPNSGDPDNPGVTAEDLRNFTREELATYKVVRRVEFVEELPTTATGKVQKYELREQEWEDEDEMVGQG; via the coding sequence ATGCATAAGCCACTGCTGACCACGGATTTTCTCGACCGTGCGCGGGAATACTACGGGGACAAAGAGGCTGTCGTCGCCACGACCGGTGAACGCTTCACGTACGACGAGTTCGGGGAGCGAGCCGACGGGTTCTCGGCGGCGATGGCCGCCCGTGGCATCGAGAAGGGGGACCGGGTGGCCGTGCTGGACCCGAACACGCACTACCAGCTCGAAGCGGCCTACGGGACCATGCAACTGGGTGCGGTCCACACGCCGCTGAACTATCGGCTCGTGCCGGACGACTTCGAATATATCCTCTCGGACGCCGAAGTCGACGCCGTTTACGCGGACTACGAGTACGCGGACAAGATCGAGCCGATCCGTGACGAGGTGCCCACCGACATCTTCGTTACTAACGACACGGATGCCGTCGACGGCGACTGGGAGTCCTTCGACGAAATCATCGAGGAGGCGGGAACCGACTACGAGCGGCCCGAGATGGACGAGGACGACCTCATCACCATCAACTACACCTCGGGGACCACCGGCGACCCGAAGGGCGTCTGCCGGACCCACCGGACGGAGACGCTCCACGCGTACATTGTCGCGCTCCATCAGGAGATCTCGGACGACGACGTGTACCTCTGGACGCTGCCGATGTTCCACGTCAACGGCTGGGGCCACATCTTCTCGGTTACCGGCATGGGCGCGAAACACGTCTGTACCCGCGGCGTTGACGCCGAGGGCATCTTCGACGCCGTCAGGACCGAGGACGTCTCCTATCTCTGTGGCGCGCCGACGGTGCTGAACATCCTTGCGGACCGCTACGAGGACCATGACGGGGAGATCGAGACGACCGGTGCCAACGACGTGCGCATCGCGACGGCCGGCAGCGCGCCGCCGGAGGCCGTCATCCGAACCGTCGAGGACGACTTCGGCTGGTACCTGAAACACGTCTACGGCGCGACCGAAACCGGCCCGCTCGTCACGACCTCGGACGCTCGCCGCTTCTTCGAGGACGGCAGCGACGCCCGCTTCAGCGTCAAGAAGCGCCAGGGCATCGGCTACCTCGGGACCGATGTCCGGGTTGTCGACGAGGACGGCAACGATGTGCCACACGACGACGAGACGCTGGGGGAAGTCGTCGTCCGCGGCAATCAGGTGATGGACCGCTACTGGAACAAGCCCGAACAGACGGAGGAGGCCTTCTCCGACCGCGTCGAGGGCTACTACCACATGGGAGACCTGGCGACAGTCGACGAGGACGGCATGATCGCCATCCGCGACCGCAAGAAGGACATCATCATCTCCGGCGGCGAGAACATCTCCAGCATCGAACTGGAGGACACCCTCTACGAACACGACGCCGTCAGCGATGTCGCAGTTATCCCCGCGCCGAGCGACGAGTGGGGCGAGACGCCGAAGGCCTTCGTCGTCCCGAACTCCGGTGACCCCGACAACCCGGGCGTGACGGCCGAGGATCTCCGGAACTTCACCCGAGAGGAACTGGCAACCTACAAAGTCGTCCGCCGCGTCGAGTTCGTCGAGGAACTACCCACGACAGCGACCGGGAAAGTCCAGAAGTACGAACTCCGCGAACAGGAGTGGGAAGACGAGGACGAGATGGTCGGCCAGGGATAG
- a CDS encoding hybrid sensor histidine kinase/response regulator, which produces MTDIAGTMRILHVDDEPGFADMTATFLEREDDRLDVQAATSVAAGLEILTDTDIDCVVSDYDMPDRNGIQFLETVREEYGSLPFILYTGKGSEEIASDAISAGVTDYLQKQSGTDQYAVLANRITNAVESQRVKRERNRQLDAIETAQEGISILDEDGTFIFVNEAYADLYGYEPDEMVGEHWELLYQAEDIPRIYDEIVPTVDETGYWSGTTTGLRADGSTFTEDHVLARTDRGELVCTVRDISDQRDGEEELSRIKRAMDEAPVGITITSPEQDDNPITYANRQFLELTGYTESEVYGRNCRFLQGEETESEPVDAMRAAIDADEPVSVELRNYRKDGTMFWNQVTIAPVRDDDGTVVNYVGFQQDITERKEHEHRLRALSESVQNLLQADTREEVAEIGVDTACTVLGLEANTIHLYDEGDRTLEPVAASDAIYDLLDDLPTFTPGGSIAWRVYESGDALAVDDVHADPDIYNPDTPIKSELYLPLGEHGILLAGSETAAAFDQRDVVLGEILAGHVTSALKQVEGTEQLRDHQQELEQHNDRLEAFTSVVSHDLRNPLTVAEGRLELAREECESEHLAAVERAHERMDTLITDLLTLAQDGETVTDREPVALASLVEDCWTNVETADATLVTDIDRTVLANESRLKQLFENLVRNAVEHAGADVTVTVGAVDDGFYVADDGPGIPEADRDTVFEVGYSTSTEGTGFGLSIARKVAEAHGWEINVRDSADGGARFEVTGVSFDEV; this is translated from the coding sequence ATGACTGATATCGCTGGGACGATGCGTATTCTCCACGTCGACGACGAGCCGGGATTCGCCGACATGACGGCGACGTTTCTCGAACGCGAGGACGACCGGCTGGACGTGCAGGCCGCGACGAGCGTCGCGGCGGGACTGGAAATCCTGACCGACACCGACATCGACTGCGTCGTCTCCGACTACGACATGCCTGACCGGAACGGGATCCAGTTCCTCGAAACCGTTCGCGAGGAGTACGGTTCGCTCCCCTTCATTCTCTACACCGGCAAAGGCTCGGAGGAGATCGCCAGCGATGCGATTTCGGCCGGTGTCACCGACTATCTACAGAAACAAAGCGGCACCGACCAGTACGCGGTGCTCGCGAACAGAATCACGAACGCTGTGGAGTCACAGCGCGTCAAACGCGAGCGCAACCGCCAACTCGACGCCATCGAGACCGCACAGGAAGGAATCAGCATTCTCGACGAAGACGGGACGTTCATTTTCGTCAACGAAGCCTACGCCGACCTCTACGGCTACGAACCGGACGAGATGGTCGGTGAGCACTGGGAGCTACTGTATCAGGCGGAGGACATCCCGCGAATCTACGACGAGATCGTCCCGACTGTCGATGAAACTGGGTACTGGAGTGGGACGACGACCGGGCTCCGTGCCGACGGGAGCACGTTCACGGAAGACCACGTACTCGCGCGGACCGACCGCGGTGAACTGGTCTGTACTGTCCGGGATATCTCCGACCAGCGAGACGGCGAAGAGGAACTTTCCCGGATCAAACGTGCCATGGACGAGGCACCGGTCGGGATCACGATTACCAGCCCCGAACAAGATGATAACCCGATCACCTACGCCAACAGGCAGTTTCTGGAACTGACCGGCTACACGGAGTCGGAGGTGTATGGCCGTAACTGCCGGTTCCTGCAGGGTGAGGAGACCGAGTCAGAGCCAGTCGACGCGATGCGAGCGGCCATCGACGCGGACGAACCCGTGTCGGTCGAACTCCGGAACTACCGGAAGGACGGAACGATGTTCTGGAATCAGGTGACTATCGCCCCAGTCCGCGACGACGACGGAACAGTCGTCAACTACGTCGGGTTCCAGCAGGACATTACTGAACGGAAGGAACACGAACACCGCCTCAGAGCTCTCAGTGAGTCTGTACAGAACCTCCTTCAGGCAGACACACGCGAGGAAGTCGCCGAGATCGGCGTCGACACGGCGTGCACTGTGCTCGGGCTCGAAGCGAACACGATCCACCTCTACGACGAGGGCGACCGGACCCTCGAACCGGTCGCCGCGTCCGACGCGATATACGACCTGCTAGACGATTTGCCGACCTTCACGCCCGGAGGCAGCATCGCGTGGCGTGTCTACGAGTCCGGCGACGCGCTCGCCGTCGATGACGTCCATGCCGACCCCGACATCTACAACCCGGACACGCCGATCAAGAGCGAGCTATATCTCCCGCTCGGCGAGCACGGAATCCTGCTGGCCGGTTCGGAGACGGCCGCGGCGTTCGACCAGCGGGACGTCGTCCTCGGTGAGATCCTGGCCGGACACGTCACCAGCGCGCTCAAGCAGGTCGAAGGGACCGAACAGTTGCGCGACCACCAGCAGGAACTCGAACAGCACAACGACCGGCTCGAAGCGTTTACCAGCGTCGTCTCCCACGACCTGCGGAATCCGCTGACCGTCGCCGAGGGACGACTGGAACTAGCACGCGAGGAGTGCGAGAGCGAGCATCTGGCCGCTGTCGAGCGGGCACACGAGCGGATGGACACGCTGATAACGGACCTGCTCACGCTGGCACAGGACGGGGAGACGGTGACCGACCGCGAACCGGTCGCGCTCGCATCGCTCGTGGAAGATTGCTGGACGAACGTCGAGACAGCCGATGCCACGCTCGTCACCGACATCGACCGGACCGTCCTGGCAAACGAGAGCCGTCTGAAACAGCTATTCGAGAACCTCGTTCGGAACGCGGTCGAGCACGCCGGGGCGGACGTAACCGTGACGGTCGGGGCGGTAGACGACGGGTTCTACGTCGCGGATGACGGCCCCGGCATCCCCGAAGCCGACCGCGACACCGTGTTCGAAGTCGGCTACTCGACGAGCACGGAGGGGACCGGGTTCGGGCTCAGTATCGCCCGGAAGGTCGCGGAGGCCCACGGCTGGGAAATCAACGTTCGCGATAGCGCGGACGGTGGTGCACGCTTCGAGGTTACCGGCGTCTCGTTTGACGAGGTGTAG
- a CDS encoding DUF7490 domain-containing protein has translation MRRETLLTGGVVVVVLTMLIGATAVPGALSEPQDDVRESYLDLRETTIEPASVDGQTVTLSIDARLSHRGGPAENVTVETRAIDADTGLVATTTRQSVGTIEGEREVSVRSNITVERAGGYRIDTIVYEDGDRVETGQQSVQNVDALTPAYARSSVTFQRFENAGVPLDSITYRIDGVSDNRTTLNVSVYVTNAGNDPSDDLSLRLRARQADSNVIADESTVRVGQIRPGRTEIVRTQLTVPDGYNYWLDGMLLSDGVIVGTESSPANLHPTERLQENETRQEVGFQSSDFERDRPEEREMDEPRQTMAEEGPGFTALAGLIAVLASALLIARRQTNE, from the coding sequence GTGCGACGTGAAACCCTCCTGACCGGTGGCGTGGTCGTGGTCGTCCTGACCATGCTCATCGGTGCAACAGCGGTCCCCGGCGCGCTCTCCGAACCACAGGACGACGTTCGCGAGAGCTATCTCGACCTCCGCGAGACGACCATCGAACCGGCGTCGGTCGACGGCCAGACAGTGACGCTCTCTATCGACGCCCGGCTCTCGCACCGCGGCGGTCCCGCCGAGAACGTCACCGTCGAGACGCGGGCCATCGACGCGGACACCGGCCTCGTCGCGACGACGACGCGGCAGTCAGTCGGCACAATCGAAGGGGAACGAGAGGTATCGGTGCGGTCGAACATCACGGTCGAGCGGGCAGGCGGCTATCGTATCGACACAATCGTCTACGAGGACGGTGACCGCGTCGAGACCGGTCAGCAATCGGTCCAGAACGTCGACGCGCTCACGCCGGCGTACGCCCGGAGTAGCGTGACCTTCCAGCGGTTCGAGAACGCCGGCGTCCCGCTCGATTCCATCACCTACCGAATCGACGGCGTCTCGGACAACCGGACGACACTGAACGTCTCAGTGTACGTCACGAACGCCGGCAACGACCCGTCTGATGACCTTTCGCTCCGGCTCCGGGCGCGGCAGGCCGACTCGAACGTCATCGCCGACGAGTCGACCGTGCGGGTCGGCCAGATTCGCCCCGGCCGGACGGAAATCGTCAGAACCCAGCTGACGGTGCCTGACGGCTACAACTACTGGCTCGACGGCATGCTGCTCTCCGACGGCGTCATCGTCGGGACCGAAAGTTCCCCGGCGAACCTCCATCCGACGGAGCGCCTCCAGGAGAACGAAACACGACAGGAAGTCGGCTTCCAGTCCAGCGACTTCGAACGGGACCGCCCCGAAGAACGAGAGATGGACGAACCACGGCAGACGATGGCTGAAGAAGGTCCCGGCTTCACGGCGCTGGCCGGCCTGATTGCGGTCCTCGCAAGCGCGCTCCTCATCGCACGGAGACAGACCAATGAGTGA
- a CDS encoding DUF2797 domain-containing protein, with product MRLRTEPPDVQVVGYHARVDEHAALLLAEDGSVTIERLDPGTELSYTLGERHCAGAVDGDRHFHCDNDPAPYCPEHTDIWPCARCTGDCNKPLETCDEEHAVYLAAFASDTVKVGVTRFWRLETRLREQGADRAAHLRTVADGRIARQVEADIAVELGDRVRVPTKISGFDQSVDTDWWASLCERYDPLATYDFEYDLSLSDRPMAETLATGTVRGTKGRVAVLENNSSVYAVDLRQLVGYELTDGGTDRNLQSSLGAFR from the coding sequence TTGCGGCTCCGCACCGAACCGCCGGACGTGCAGGTCGTGGGCTACCATGCGCGGGTCGACGAACACGCCGCGCTCCTGTTAGCTGAGGACGGGAGCGTCACTATTGAGCGACTGGACCCGGGAACCGAACTCTCCTACACGCTCGGCGAGCGCCACTGTGCTGGCGCGGTTGACGGCGATCGACATTTTCACTGCGACAACGACCCCGCGCCGTACTGCCCGGAACACACCGACATCTGGCCGTGTGCCCGCTGTACCGGGGACTGCAACAAGCCGCTCGAAACGTGTGACGAGGAACACGCGGTGTATCTGGCGGCGTTCGCATCGGATACCGTCAAGGTCGGCGTCACCCGCTTCTGGCGACTGGAGACGCGGCTCCGCGAGCAGGGGGCCGACAGGGCCGCCCACCTCCGGACCGTCGCCGACGGCCGAATCGCCCGGCAGGTCGAGGCCGACATCGCCGTCGAGTTGGGAGACCGGGTCAGAGTTCCCACGAAGATATCGGGATTCGACCAGTCCGTCGACACGGACTGGTGGGCGTCGCTCTGTGAGCGCTACGACCCGCTGGCGACCTACGACTTCGAGTACGACCTGTCCCTTTCGGACCGTCCGATGGCCGAAACCCTGGCGACGGGGACTGTCCGGGGGACGAAGGGGCGAGTCGCTGTGCTTGAGAACAACAGCAGCGTCTACGCCGTCGACCTCCGACAGCTCGTCGGCTACGAACTCACAGACGGCGGAACGGACCGCAACCTCCAGTCGAGTCTCGGTGCGTTCAGGTAA